The genomic DNA GGTACGATATTGCGCGTAGCGTGATGCAGTCGCTCGAAAAGGACAACGGGAACGCATTTGTTTCGTTTACCTCCACGGGTGAATATCTCGGCTGCAACGAAATCGCGCTCAAGTTCTTCCCGAAACTTGCGCAGTGCCGCGTGGACCTGCCTATCCCGAGCGGGCACGAGATGGGGAATCTTTTCAAGCCGCTGCTCGAGCAGGCGGTAAACACCAGGTTGCGGCATGCCCTCAAGTTCTGGTATGCCAACCGTCATTTCAGGTGTACCGCCCGCACTATCCCGGTATGGAACGTAATGCAGATTTGCCTGTTCCGCATCGAGGACGACACGAAGGTGCAGATGTACGTGGACATGCTGGGCAAGGACCACAACCAGCTGGTGAAGGTCGTGGAGCAGAACGCGCAGGCGGTGAGCGCCATCCAGGAACAGATGATTGTTGGCATGGCGAATATGGTCGAAAGCCGCGACGGCAATACGGGAGGCCATATCAAGCGCACGAGCCAGGTGATTCGCATTTTGGCTTCCGAGATGCGGAAGGACATGGCTTATTCCCAGACGGATTCCTTCTACGACGCGCTTATTTCGGCGGCCCCGATGCACGACCTCGGGAAAATCGCCATCGACGACGAAATCCTGCGGAAGCCGGGGCGCTTTACCGACAGCGAATTTGCGCAAATGAAGACGCATGCCGAGAAGGGAGCGGTGATTGTCGAGAACCTGCTTTCGGGTATCGAAGACCCGTTCTTTGTGCAACTTTCGAAGAACGTGGCGAATTTCCATCACGAACGTTTTGACGGGACTGGCTACCCGCTTGGCCTGAAGGGCGACGCGATTCCGGTGGAAGCCCGCATCATGGCAGTCGCGGACGTGTACGACGCGCTGGTGAGCAGCCGCTGCTACAAGGACAGCATGTCGTACGACAAGGCGGGGGAGATTATCCTTGCGGGGATGGGGACCCAGTTTGACCCGACTCTCCAGAAGTATTTCATGGATTGCGAGGCCAAGCTTCGTGAATACTACAGGACGGTGGAGCACTAGCGTATGGAAAACATGGTAATTTCTTACTTGGTGCTGATGTGCGTGGTCTCGTTCCTGAACCTGTTCGCGCTGGTACTCCTGTACCGCAAGCAGCTGAATTTCTATTTCGCGTCCATATTTGCATCTGTGCTGGTGGCGAACGTCGGCTACCTCACCGGGGCGCTTGCCGAATCGGAAGAAACGGTCATTATCGCGACGAAGGCGTGTTACCTGGGTTCGGTGTTCTTGCCGATGTTCGAGTATTTTGTGATTCTGCGCATTTGCAAGTTCAACTTCCCTGACTGGGCGAAACTCCTGCTGGGGGCGCTTTCGGTTACTGTGCTCCTGCTTTCGTGTACCATAGGGCATAGCGATATCTACTACAAGTCGGTCACGTACACGCACATGTACGGTGTGGCGTACTGCGCCTGCGAATACGGCCCCCTGCATTTCCTCTGGAATGTCGTGCTGGTGGGCTACACGCTTGCAAATATCGTGACAATCGCCTACGCGGCCCGTACCCGCATAAACGTGAGTTACAAGAACCTGATTGCGGTTGCCCTCATGACGCTCATTTCCATCATCTCGTTCCTTATTTCGCGCGAGATCGGGAGCGATACGATGGTGGTGCCGCTCGTGTACGTGATAGACGAGTTCATCTTGTTCTTCGTGTGCCTGCGCGTAAGGATGGGCGATATCTCGGATGCTATGCTGGAATCGCTGGAGGCGGAAAACCAGAACGCGTTTGTGGCCTTCTCGGACAAGGGAA from Fibrobacter sp. UWR3 includes the following:
- a CDS encoding HD domain-containing phosphohydrolase, which produces MGQLLLTLAFVLSIVNFAVFLELFRKQKNNYMFFTFVAIVVSCFGHWLLGFSESVDGAILSNKINYLGSAFLPMLMFFTLAEVCRLRILPVLRILLIVFSCFVLFLSFTVGYSDIYYKTVEFVVQSGAGNYVATYGWGHDVFNVMIILYAVLDIGVIVHACMMRRFVSLKNIFAMFMLELVTVSLFFISRHMENDMLCMPFVYLADQVFLLYISLNVKWYDIARSVMQSLEKDNGNAFVSFTSTGEYLGCNEIALKFFPKLAQCRVDLPIPSGHEMGNLFKPLLEQAVNTRLRHALKFWYANRHFRCTARTIPVWNVMQICLFRIEDDTKVQMYVDMLGKDHNQLVKVVEQNAQAVSAIQEQMIVGMANMVESRDGNTGGHIKRTSQVIRILASEMRKDMAYSQTDSFYDALISAAPMHDLGKIAIDDEILRKPGRFTDSEFAQMKTHAEKGAVIVENLLSGIEDPFFVQLSKNVANFHHERFDGTGYPLGLKGDAIPVEARIMAVADVYDALVSSRCYKDSMSYDKAGEIILAGMGTQFDPTLQKYFMDCEAKLREYYRTVEH